One window of Chryseobacterium indologenes genomic DNA carries:
- the bcp gene encoding thioredoxin-dependent thiol peroxidase gives MLKVGDKLPEFEELNQDGETVTSSKLIGKKLVVFFYPQANTPTCTVEACNLSDNYTKLKKAGFQLLGISGDSVKKQKNFHSKFAFPYDLIADENHNIIEKFGVWQEKKTFGKTYMGIVRTTFIFDENGICTRVIEKVTSKTAAEQILEG, from the coding sequence ATGCTGAAAGTTGGAGATAAATTACCTGAATTTGAAGAACTCAATCAGGACGGAGAAACAGTAACCTCATCAAAATTAATTGGAAAAAAGCTAGTGGTTTTCTTCTATCCGCAAGCAAATACACCAACCTGCACGGTGGAAGCCTGCAACCTGAGTGATAATTATACTAAGCTAAAAAAAGCAGGATTTCAATTATTGGGAATAAGTGGTGATTCTGTAAAAAAGCAGAAGAATTTCCACAGCAAGTTTGCATTTCCTTATGATCTTATTGCGGATGAAAATCATAACATCATTGAGAAATTCGGGGTATGGCAGGAGAAAAAAACATTTGGAAAAACCTATATGGGAATTGTAAGAACCACTTTTATCTTTGATGAAAATGGCATTTGTACAAGAGTAATTGAAAAAGTAACTTCAAAGACGGCTGCTGAGCAGATTCTGGAGGGATAA
- a CDS encoding endonuclease III domain-containing protein produces MTKKQRAELVQRELDKLYPTTPIPLDHTDPYTLMVAVALSAQTTDKKVNQVTPELFAVAGTPQRMAKLEEFEIKELIKEIGLSNTKAKNLKRMAELLLERHNGIVPQTYEELEALPGVGHKTASVVMSQGFGFPAFPVDTHIHRLMTQWKLTSGKNVVETERDAKSLFPEEVWNKLHLQIIFYGREYSPARGKGEKDFITKMMFEK; encoded by the coding sequence ATGACAAAAAAACAAAGAGCTGAGCTCGTTCAGAGAGAACTGGATAAATTATATCCCACCACTCCTATTCCGTTAGATCACACTGATCCCTATACATTGATGGTTGCCGTAGCACTTTCTGCACAAACTACAGATAAAAAAGTAAACCAGGTTACGCCCGAACTTTTTGCGGTAGCAGGAACGCCTCAAAGAATGGCTAAGCTGGAAGAATTTGAAATCAAAGAACTCATCAAAGAAATAGGATTATCCAACACGAAAGCCAAAAACCTGAAGAGAATGGCCGAACTTCTGTTAGAAAGACATAATGGTATTGTTCCCCAGACTTATGAAGAATTGGAAGCTCTTCCGGGCGTAGGACACAAAACGGCTTCAGTAGTAATGAGTCAGGGTTTCGGATTTCCTGCTTTTCCTGTGGATACCCATATTCACCGTCTGATGACGCAGTGGAAGCTTACGTCAGGAAAAAATGTAGTAGAAACAGAGCGTGATGCAAAAAGTTTATTCCCTGAAGAAGTATGGAATAAGCTTCATCTTCAGATCATTTTCTATGGAAGAGAATATTCTCCGGCAAGAGGGAAAGGAGAGAAAGATTTTATTACGAAAATGATGTTTGAGAAATAA